In the genome of Impatiens glandulifera chromosome 6, dImpGla2.1, whole genome shotgun sequence, the window ATGATTCTATCTTTGGATTGAATTATTGTTCACATGGAACCGAATAATCGTCACATATTCATTATCACAGGTACTTCTGTAATTCGGCCCGACAATATTAATCTATCTTTGGACCGATATAATTTCCGCATGAATTACAGACGtacttatcatttaaaatctatataccGAATCAACATTCACAAGATAGATTACTTTGGTAATATGTCGTTTCAATTGATTGGTTAGAATAATAAACTTCTTAAATCTCAAAAAACCcgaattgaatttattaattaaattcttaattccttaaattcttaattattttcttaatattattttatttacgtCATAATATTATGAAAGAGATAAcccgtatatatattttaaatataattctttaaaaatatatatatatatataattctttaattatatatatatttttttattttccaaataaataaatatatatcacataataattaactattttatatatattcaataatatatatttcggTTACAGTTTTctgtaaatacatatatttaataatatatatagataactgatttatttataataaaatctttatttattaaataaataattaaatttctgaacttttcaaaacttaatctttaatttattatttaaataataacggTTAGACTTagtccttaattaattatttattttaaaaaaaaaatttatgaccAGAATCGCAAACCCAAAAAAtcattcttcttcaaatcatcATCTTTAGTACGATATCTTAATTCATGATTTAATCATAATATGATATCATAAAAGAAAAATCTTAATATCAACAAACTAACCTAGAGATGATGATTTGAATCCTAAATTCATGATTTGaaacaaatacatattagatttCCTTTCTTTCAGGCTTTAATCTATAATCTTATAGATAGATAATATCATGGATGAATCACAATCCTAATACAAAAATTTCTCTATGTCCATAAGTTGATTAAacaagcggaagcgtacctgaattcatgatgaagatctttgagtttgggtttgctCTTCCGATTCTACAAGCGGTTTTCTCCCTTCTTCTCTCTTACGATGGAggttaatgagaaaatgaaaactgGCTATGTGAATTGGAGAACCACAacccttttatatttatttatttatttattatttaaccatcataaataataaataaattgatggTTTTTACAccactattaattatattaattatgtgacttattcaataaaaaataataaatacttaatgatcactttatttttattatttttattgaattccaaataaaaaaatagcccaaacacattatttatatttattagtccaataaatctaacatgacGAACCTTTTCGGAACTGGTTAGGAAGCgggtaaataaatataaaagaagaagCAGCGTGTGAATCCCATCTAGAGCTCAGCTCCTTCCTACTAAAAGCATGATAATAGTTGCGGCTACTTGGCCTATTGGGAGCTTTCGGAAATCACTTTGCAGTGAGGGTGCTTTTCTTAATGAGgagttaattaaaaagaagcTCAAGTCGCACTCTCTTTCATACTTGAATGTGAAAAACCATTGCTTTCTCCCAGCTCGAAAGACAGCTCATGACCAGGTCTTTTTCGGTTCAAGAGATATAGAGTGAAGTGACAATGCCGTGGCGAAGGTTATACTTCGCCAACAAAGCTTGTTTTATATTATCTTCTCTCCCGATTAGCATTTATTGAACAAAAAAGATGATAAAAAGTCTCGCACGATCGCTCGAAGAAAGAAAATCTTCGGTCTAACTCGATTCTAAGACTAGTAGGTTGTCATGTCTCACCTGTGCTCATGAATATCTGGAGTCACTTTCTATTCGAATCCATTCTTTTATAGAGAGGGAAAAGAGCGTACGGTATATGTCGCGCTCATTCTTCGTATCTGGTTCAGCCTCTTTCCCAGCAATCTCTGGTATGCGGCTTTAGGCTTTCCGCGCGCTCCATcccttctaaaaaaattatttcaattttatttacaatttgtATTTTTCGAAAGTTAcatcatatatattcaaatgttTAAAAGGtgaattatatattcaaatgttTAAAAGGTGAGTTGAAAGgatgagaataaaaaaaatgttcaaggattggaatcaatattttttttttggtatagaTTAGCTtacaacatttaaaaaaaactaggtAGCTTGTTCATTTAAAAAAACGagtaatcatataaaaattaagaaaaaattacgattaaaatgtgatagcatttttaatttactctaaAATATATATCCGAATTAACCACAGATTTCGAcccgcaatccggacactttaaaaattaagtattattatatatatatatatatatagttagttaaaaaattgaatttgttaaAAGGTCCCGTGTTTaaatttgtgttgaatttaaaatataaaatcttattaacctagttggttaaagggttgtatttgtttggttatgttgcaagttcgaaatatacttataacattttttattttatttttaactcaatctgatccaagtatccattattcttacatatatatccaaattaactacaactctcgacTGTTCgaaaactttgaaaattaaacatcattatatatatattatatatctttttatttgtATAGAAAATTGTCAAATTCCCCCCTCGgcctaaatttgaaaatattgggCCATAATACTCCCTTAAAATCATCTATTTAAATGGTTTAATTTgaacaatatttattaaaccAAGGACTTATTTGCTATTTCCTTAATATCCAAGAATCCAATTGGAAATCAGAAACTTCGATCGAGAAAAAGAACGAACTTCATTCATCTCTTCTTTGATTTGATTTACCGATCGTGAAATCATCTGAATCGATCGCCGGAAAATGGAAGGAGCCGGCGCACGTCTCGGTCGTCCATCTAGCCGATATGCCCCTACATCGACCGTATTCAGTGGACCAGTCAGGAAATGGAAGAAGAAATGGAGTCACCCTAGCATAAACATCATCTCAAAGCATAATCATAGTAATAACTACACTACAAACGGCAATGATACTTCGAATCTTGTTCTCTTCAAGTGGATTCCCGTTACTCAGAGCCAGAACAATGGAAGCAAGGGTTCTACAGAAGATGGCTCCGTTATTGTTGAAGAAGAGCCGACTAAGCGCAGATTCCGATATTTCCCGGTAGAATTCTATTTTTTCTTTGATAATAGGTCGAATCATGTAGATGCGTTCAATTTCTAGGGTTTATAAAAAGTAGTTAACTTAGCCGAATTTCGAATTGCATCATTGAATAGACAGTTGACAATATTAATAGATCTTGAAAATAAGTAAGAATGATATATGGAAGTGAAAATGATTTTGGAGAATGAGATGGGAAGAATCAATGGAAAAAAGTCTTAATGCATTAGAGAAAGTTTGATTGATTTTTGTCGATAATGTTCCTTAGTTGGTACTTTTACTTTGGTTGTGTGAGTGATCAGGTTGCTGTTTTGGAAGATCAGAAAGATAACGATTTAAATCAAGCTAATGATGAGGAAAACTCTAAACCCTGTCTGGATTAAATGGTCTCTGGACTGTATGATAGTTCGAATCATGTAGAGGCGTTCTATTTCTAGGGTTTCTAAATTATAGTGAACCGTTCCTTTATGGAGATTTGGTGTATTTGTTTTAACTAAGTAGTGTCTTCTATGTTCTTATAATGTTAGATTGAATAGCCAGTTGACACTCTTAATAGAGCTTGAATAAGCAAGAATGATATATGGAAGTGGAGATGATTTTGGAGAATGAGATGGGAGATGGAAGATGTGAGTTAGATAGTAGAGAAGAATCAAAGGAAAAATAAAAGTGTCATTGCATTAGAGAGAGTTTGATTGATTTTTGTCGATAATGCTTTTTGTGATAACTCGTATGGACAACCGGTTCTTTAGTTGATACTTTTACTTTGGTTGTGTGAGTGATCAGGTTGCTGTTTTGGAAGATCAGAAAGATAGTGATTCAAAGCAAGCTAATGATGAGGAAAAATCAAATGAGAATATTGAGTCAAGTTCTGCGAATAATGGACTAGATGAAAAACCTGACATAAATGATGCAACCATTGAGGAAAATCAGGTAATCCAATACAATATTCTGTAAAATGTTGCCTTTATTCTTCTGCATTTAGATAAGAGTTTCTTAGGGCGAGTTGAATTCCATTCTCTAAAGGGTAGTGCGTCATAAGAAGAACTATGGCTATTTCTCAGCGAGGAAAATTTTATCTTGTTTTTGCTTTTTGTGATGTCAAAGGTAAACTTATACAAATTGAACCTATTTGGAAACTTGTATATTGTcacaatattttaaacaatcaTGATCCCTTGAAAATTCGCTAATCATGATTCtgttttggatcatgatccagatAATAGTGttattatttgtttcatttggtgtAAAGATTACTTTCTAGATCATTTTTCACACTACGGTGTGattctttgttttatttggtataaagtTTTTCTATTGGATAATGATTACAGATTATTATGacgataaaaaaataatgtatattaaaacaGCTCATTAACTCACTCTGTTCCATCTTTTTAAATTCTCGACTGCTGATCTTTAGTTTATTGTGTTTGCTTTTGTTGATTGTATGGCTACTGCTACTTGCTGTATATGAAGGATCAAGATGATAATCCAGTAGAGAGGCAAGATACGAAGGAAAATTTATTGGACTTAAATTTGGGTTTGAAGGCTAATGATGGCGATCATCGCATGGATACAAAGATggatgacgatgatgatgaaaCTGAAGAGTAAAATTCTAGTGGTGCCAAATATTGATGGATATGGGCATTTTTTTAAGTTCATAGTGATGTAATTGGTCGAATTCTAGCCAGAGAAAAGCTAAACAAGTTGTTTCTTTTTTCTATGCCATTTTCATCTTTGTGACAGACAAGCATATTAGACTGTTATTTTGTTGGCCCTTTTTAGGAGCTCTACTGATATATTTTCTAGCTTAATATTTCAATATGGTTTTCAGATGCTTTAAGAGTTGTTATTTTGTTaaagtgttattttatttcatgtCTGTATACTTTGTGAAAGAATACCATGAATGTTTCTATTTATAGGGATTAGGGGAGATTTGGGCTTAGCTTTAGTTGGTACTTGCCCACGGGTCAACCCGTAAAATTTATAATCACTGTCTTATGCTTGGTCAATGAATGTTTCTATTTATAGGGATTAGGGGAGATTTGGGCTTATGTAGGTTTAGTCGGTACTTTCCCCGCCTTGCTTTTCTTTTGAATAGTTCGGGGTTGGTTTAGTCGTACTTGCCTTCCCGTAAACACTGTCTTATGCTGTGTCAATGAATGTTTCTATTTATAGGGATTAGGGAGATTTGGGCTTAGGGTTTAGTCGGTACTTGCCCGccttgttttattttgaatagtTTGGGGTTGGTTTAGTCGGTACTTACCTGCCTTGCTTAGGTTTGGTCATAATCACTGTCTTATGCTGAGTTAAACCGGGTCGACTCATCGACCTATAATGCTCAATCAACCAACTAAAGATATAGATATATGCGAGTAATCCCTACTTCACATTGACCAATAATAGAATCAGAATTTTACTAAATATGTTTATGATAATGCATTTGACAAACAATAACTGAATTATCTTTTTTCAAACCACAACGCAGTTGAAGAAAAATGCGATTTATAACAGGAAGACAATTGAAATAATTGTAGCATCTGACATTTGGTGCATCAATTAAATTTAGGTTTGGAAAATAcaaaaatctgaaacaaacatAAATCGCAAAATTATTGGAAAGTATCTAAAAATGTGTGCATCCATCGCAGTTACATTATAGCGATCAATTTTATCGTCATCATTCTTGGGCAACATCAGTTTTTTCCTCCTTCGAAAAATAGTCGTGACTGCAATCATAGAGAAGACAAACCATCCAAAACTCAAGATTCGATTGAGTTCTAAATCACATGCTAAGCCGAGGTGAATCAAATATAGACTTACTGGATTTTTCGAGTAAGCTGACATATGCCTGTTGTAGCCATGGCTATGTTGACACTAAAAAGGTTCCAGTTTTTCTGCAgttgaaaagaaaatttatgGAACATACATAACAACAAGATAAGGAAATCCATTTCAACTCGGAAGCTAACAAACTCACCGGAGTGATTACAGTACTGTATCGCGAGAAGACCAGCCCGGTAGCAGTTACAGCTATTAAAAAAGACCAGTAAACAGTAAACACGACATGAATgtaatatgaatgaaaaaaataacaaatcatTAGGGCATTATTTCATTACCCAATTGCTGAGGATAAGAAACTTTCTCTGGTGCTTTGTTGAAATCAGCAATATTAGCAATGCTGATGCCCCACTTAAACGTTGGAGCCCAGAAATGAACTGAAAAGATCAATAATAATGGAATAGTATGAAGAACAGATTGAATAAGGTCCATGCCATATAAATAATAGTCGTTTATACGTAGCAcgacaaaaataatacaaaaacacGAGTGTTCACGTTGccaccaaacacatccaaaacACAACGAGATTAACCATTAGAGATCAATaatgaaaacataaacaaaaaatgCTCACCAACGAACAAAGAGCTCGGAGATCCTCAAGAAGATCAATGAGTTCATCGACCCCTCCACCGGTTTTCCAAACAAAGCACAGAAGATTACTCAAGAAGGTAACCAACCAAACAACCCCATATCAATTCCTATTTATAACCAATGTGAGATCTCTCAATTCCCTGTTCTAGGGTTTTCTTGACTGATCATTTTAGGTCTCTTCTAGATTAATGGCATTTTTACCTTAATTCTCAACTAACAGGCTTCCTTTCAAGTTGCCCTAAATTCTATTGTGTTCTAAATGTTGTTGGAATGTCAATAAGGATCAGGAAATCAAAACCCATCAAAGGATGAGGCGAAATTTGACAATTGTTACAAGAATTGGTGCAATTGGATCCTGAATTCAGATTTGGAGTACAGATCCTGAGATGGGTCTCGAATAATCGGATTTGTTACGAGTTTACAAATCTCGGAGATTCAAACTACACATATAAAGCATAATCAAAGTGTATGAAATGAATAAAAGGGCAAGGAAATCGATGAACGTACTTGTTTTAGGGCCAGCCGGGTGATTCCAGAAAGCTTTAACCTTGGAAGTCGCCATGGAATCTCTTTTTCCTCTCCGTCGCTCTCTATCAGTGGGAAGCTATTGCTATTTGCTCCTCACTAAAATACCACATGtgtataataatattgttaaaataaatattttattcacaagctaaatttaaaaaaaaaaatttattaaaagtggAATAGTCAAATTAATTAGGGCTGTGATTTTGAAAATCTTGTTTTAAGCcaatactctttattttttttatttattttacttttgtgAGATATACAAAACCATATAGCAGTTAACTTATTAAGAGTGGAATAGTCAGTCATTTGAGGATctctttatttgttttaacaaaaGGTTggatttaaaacaaattattgtattttttctaGACTTGAAAagtaattctttttaaaattctagATTCGTGAATATTTTGGTTCAAATACCCATTTGAGTGTTCATATATTTCAGAAAACACAAACTTTTTAGAAGTTTTGATTGGTTCATATCTCTAATCAAAATGCGTTATACAATAATGTTTGTTTAGCAAACTATTACGATATCTGAATAGAATCTCAATTGCAATGTCCAATTGAGCAATTAGGCT includes:
- the LOC124942182 gene encoding mitochondrial pyruvate carrier 3-like, with translation MATSKVKAFWNHPAGPKTIHFWAPTFKWGISIANIADFNKAPEKVSYPQQLAVTATGLVFSRYSTVITPKNWNLFSVNIAMATTGICQLTRKIHHDYFSKEEKTDVAQE
- the LOC124941891 gene encoding kinesin-related protein 4 encodes the protein MEGAGARLGRPSSRYAPTSTVFSGPVRKWKKKWSHPSINIISKHNHSNNYTTNGNDTSNLVLFKWIPVTQSQNNGSKGSTEDGSVIVEEEPTKRRFRYFPVAVLEDQKDSDSKQANDEEKSNENIESSSANNGLDEKPDINDATIEENQDQDDNPVERQDTKENLLDLNLGLKANDGDHRMDTKMDDDDDETEE